From Lagopus muta isolate bLagMut1 chromosome 12, bLagMut1 primary, whole genome shotgun sequence, one genomic window encodes:
- the VSTM2B gene encoding V-set and transmembrane domain-containing protein 2B isoform X1, giving the protein MEECCTAGEPLHQSGVPEPSEEGQLPQSRPASTAQHCCKPPPSFAPWRHCCTPATFTEVPKDVTVREGDDIEMPCAFRASGSTSYSLEIQWWYLKEPARELAHELAVSIPGGRSKVANKDATKISTVRVQGNDISHRLRLSGVRRQDEGVYECRVADYSDDETQEHKAQALLRVLSRFAPPDVQAAEAVSHIQSGAAPRRHGPAGRATPPPGPGKRPPPPPGERGPSAAAAASASPPPGQGQGRGRTAILQQQHGSGTGPIYATDPLLYMFLLILHNLVHLLVNH; this is encoded by the exons GTGTCCCTGAGCCTTCTGAGGAGGGCCAGCTGCCCCAGAGCCGCCCCgctagcacagcacagcactgctgcaaaccACCACCCAGCTTCGCTCCCTGGAGACACTGCTGCACACCAG CCACCTTCACCGAAGTTCCCAAAGATGTGACTGTTAGGGAGGGAGACGACATCGAGATGCCTTGCGCTTTCCGAGCCAGCGGATCCACCTCTTATTCCTTGGAAATCCAGTGGTGGTACCTCAAGGAACCGGCCCGAGAACTCGCACACGAACTGGCTGTCAGCATCCCTGGCGGCAGGAGCAAG GTGGCGAACAAGGACGCGACCAAGATCAGC ACGGTCCGCGTGCAGGGCAACGACATCTCGCACCGGCTGCGGCTGTCGGGCGTGCGGCGGCAGGACGAGGGCGTCTACGAGTGCCGCGTGGCGGACTACAGCGACGACGAGACGCAGGAACACAAGGCCCAGGCGCTGCTGCGCGTCCTGTCCCGCTTCGCTCCGCCCGACGTGCAGGCGGCCGAGGCGGTGTCCCACATCCAGAGCGGGGCGGCCCCTCGCCGCCATGGCCCCGCTGGTAGAGCCACGCCGCCGCCCGGGCCCGGCAAGCGTCCGCCACCGCCCCCCGGAGAGCGGGGACCctctgccgccgccgccgcctcggcCTCGCCGCCGCCCGGACAGGGGCAGGGCCGGGGGCGGACCGCtatcctgcagcagcagcacggctcAG GCACAGGACCTATTTATGCTACAGACCCACTCCTATACATGTTCCTGTTAATACTGCATAATCTTGTACATTTATTAGTAAACCACTGA
- the VSTM2B gene encoding V-set and transmembrane domain-containing protein 2B isoform X2, which yields MENRGLLCTLCSLVLHAPLLLGVTATFTEVPKDVTVREGDDIEMPCAFRASGSTSYSLEIQWWYLKEPARELAHELAVSIPGGRSKVANKDATKISTVRVQGNDISHRLRLSGVRRQDEGVYECRVADYSDDETQEHKAQALLRVLSRFAPPDVQAAEAVSHIQSGAAPRRHGPAGRATPPPGPGKRPPPPPGERGPSAAAAASASPPPGQGQGRGRTAILQQQHGSGTGPIYATDPLLYMFLLILHNLVHLLVNH from the exons ATGGAAAATCGGGGGCTGCTCTGCACGCTCTGCTCCCTAGTGCTGCACGCGCCGCTGCTGCTCGGCGTCACCG CCACCTTCACCGAAGTTCCCAAAGATGTGACTGTTAGGGAGGGAGACGACATCGAGATGCCTTGCGCTTTCCGAGCCAGCGGATCCACCTCTTATTCCTTGGAAATCCAGTGGTGGTACCTCAAGGAACCGGCCCGAGAACTCGCACACGAACTGGCTGTCAGCATCCCTGGCGGCAGGAGCAAG GTGGCGAACAAGGACGCGACCAAGATCAGC ACGGTCCGCGTGCAGGGCAACGACATCTCGCACCGGCTGCGGCTGTCGGGCGTGCGGCGGCAGGACGAGGGCGTCTACGAGTGCCGCGTGGCGGACTACAGCGACGACGAGACGCAGGAACACAAGGCCCAGGCGCTGCTGCGCGTCCTGTCCCGCTTCGCTCCGCCCGACGTGCAGGCGGCCGAGGCGGTGTCCCACATCCAGAGCGGGGCGGCCCCTCGCCGCCATGGCCCCGCTGGTAGAGCCACGCCGCCGCCCGGGCCCGGCAAGCGTCCGCCACCGCCCCCCGGAGAGCGGGGACCctctgccgccgccgccgcctcggcCTCGCCGCCGCCCGGACAGGGGCAGGGCCGGGGGCGGACCGCtatcctgcagcagcagcacggctcAG GCACAGGACCTATTTATGCTACAGACCCACTCCTATACATGTTCCTGTTAATACTGCATAATCTTGTACATTTATTAGTAAACCACTGA